A single genomic interval of Methyloceanibacter caenitepidi harbors:
- a CDS encoding DHA2 family efflux MFS transporter permease subunit — protein MALVVAVVLTAILEVLDITIVNVAVPHMLGAFAATPDQITWILTSYIVAAAVVVPLTGFLSNWLGRRRLLLGSITGFVISSVLCGLSWNLESMVVFRLAQGVFGAPLVPLSQAILMDAFPRDKQGQALAIFGLGIMVAPVIGPSLGGWLTETYSWRMVFYINIPVGVLALLLSVGYLPKRSIKDITTDWMGLALLIVAVGTLQLVLDQGHMRDWFDSKLIVALTIICIFTTIAFFMRGWNKTNNIIDLSLLKDRSFVAGTLAITLFGISLFGWMAIMPLLTQRLLGYPADLAGMLFIPRGLVSAAMLAITGGLLMRFVDPRWLIGCGLILTAAGTLPMAFFNLQVDPWAIIAPTLLAGAGTGLFFVPLTAVAFANVPNSKYDEAAGIYALMRGIGASAGIAIVSWLFVRQAHIHFAELTAHITPYNRDLLPYLTERGLTPQDPQAGAAVMQEIARQAQILAFDDIFWFIGICTIAIVPVIFFMSRPKTTGVVVAH, from the coding sequence GTGGCGCTTGTCGTCGCCGTAGTGCTGACGGCCATTCTGGAAGTGCTGGACATCACGATCGTCAACGTCGCCGTGCCCCATATGCTCGGCGCGTTCGCGGCCACGCCCGATCAGATCACTTGGATCCTGACCTCATACATTGTAGCGGCGGCCGTCGTCGTACCGCTCACCGGCTTCCTGTCGAACTGGCTCGGCCGCAGGCGGCTGCTGCTCGGATCGATCACCGGCTTCGTCATCTCCTCGGTCCTGTGCGGACTGTCGTGGAATCTGGAGAGCATGGTCGTGTTCCGGCTGGCACAAGGCGTGTTCGGCGCACCGCTCGTGCCGCTCAGCCAGGCCATTCTGATGGATGCCTTCCCGCGCGACAAGCAAGGCCAAGCGCTGGCCATCTTCGGCCTCGGCATCATGGTGGCCCCGGTCATCGGACCCTCCTTGGGCGGCTGGCTCACCGAGACCTATTCGTGGCGCATGGTGTTCTACATCAACATCCCGGTCGGGGTGTTGGCGCTCCTGCTTTCGGTCGGCTATCTGCCGAAGCGGTCCATCAAGGACATTACGACGGACTGGATGGGGCTCGCCCTCCTCATCGTCGCCGTGGGAACACTGCAATTGGTGCTGGACCAGGGGCATATGCGCGACTGGTTCGATTCCAAGCTCATCGTCGCTCTCACGATCATCTGCATCTTCACGACAATCGCCTTCTTCATGCGTGGCTGGAACAAGACGAACAACATCATCGATCTTTCGCTCCTGAAAGATCGGAGCTTCGTCGCCGGAACGCTGGCGATCACGCTGTTCGGCATCAGCCTGTTCGGCTGGATGGCGATCATGCCGCTCCTCACGCAACGTCTTCTCGGCTATCCGGCCGACCTCGCCGGCATGCTGTTCATTCCGCGCGGCCTCGTGAGCGCGGCCATGCTCGCCATCACGGGCGGTCTCCTAATGCGCTTCGTCGACCCGCGCTGGCTTATCGGCTGCGGCCTGATCCTGACGGCTGCAGGAACGCTACCGATGGCCTTCTTCAACCTTCAGGTGGATCCCTGGGCCATCATTGCGCCGACGCTGCTGGCGGGAGCGGGGACCGGCCTCTTCTTCGTGCCGCTCACGGCCGTTGCCTTCGCGAACGTGCCGAATTCAAAATACGACGAGGCGGCGGGAATCTATGCCTTGATGCGTGGAATCGGCGCATCGGCCGGCATCGCCATCGTGAGCTGGCTGTTCGTGCGCCAGGCGCACATTCACTTCGCCGAGCTCACCGCTCACATCACGCCCTATAACCGCGATCTCCTGCCCTATCTCACCGAGCGCGGGCTGACGCCGCAGGACCCGCAAGCGGGCGCAGCCGTGATGCAGGAGATCGCGCGCCAGGCGCAAATTCTCGCCTTCGACGATATCTTCTGGTTCATCGGGATCTGCACCATCGCCATCGTGCCGGTGATCTTCTTCATGTCCCGGCCGAAGACCACAGGTGTGGTGGTCGCGCACTAA
- a CDS encoding HlyD family secretion protein: MDENVSQTAKSSEKAQDNSEDAEKTSKNGGAKLRWIALGVLFAITVIGVFGYWRYAEIYPSTDNAYTGADIVRIAPLVAGQVIEVYVEDDQKVSKGDPLFDIDPVPYDAALRGARAQFDAAADAAGTEGEPLKEAAGEMEAKRVALVDALGQYRAAEKAQRAKGSSDAAPSPAVAKALVTVREAEAAFQTAHKAFSEAQDKNMVVTVPTAKLRGAAAQLDKATEDRVKTHVLSPGDGWVSDVRIRPGAVMDAGTPAFPLVEAGPWWVNANFKETDLQRIRKGQPATIKLDMYPGYAIEGTVESISPGSGALFSVLPPENATGNWVKVTQRFPVRIRIDGKPDPKRPLRVGATATVTVDTTGDDKTAGAQAEPAPQNTASAGTQ; the protein is encoded by the coding sequence GTGGACGAGAACGTGAGTCAGACCGCCAAGAGTTCCGAAAAAGCACAAGATAATTCCGAGGATGCCGAAAAGACCTCGAAGAACGGGGGCGCCAAGCTGCGCTGGATCGCGCTTGGTGTCCTGTTCGCGATCACGGTCATCGGCGTTTTCGGCTATTGGCGCTACGCGGAGATCTACCCCTCGACCGACAATGCCTATACGGGCGCCGATATCGTGCGGATCGCGCCGCTTGTCGCCGGCCAGGTGATCGAAGTCTATGTCGAGGACGACCAGAAGGTCTCCAAGGGCGATCCCCTGTTCGACATCGACCCCGTGCCCTATGACGCCGCCCTTCGCGGTGCCCGCGCCCAGTTTGATGCAGCCGCGGATGCGGCCGGAACCGAAGGCGAACCGCTGAAGGAAGCGGCGGGAGAGATGGAAGCTAAGCGCGTGGCCCTGGTCGACGCCTTGGGCCAATACCGCGCGGCCGAAAAAGCCCAGCGCGCGAAGGGCTCCTCGGACGCAGCGCCCAGTCCCGCCGTCGCAAAAGCCCTCGTCACGGTCCGCGAAGCGGAAGCCGCCTTTCAGACTGCCCATAAGGCGTTCAGCGAGGCGCAGGACAAGAACATGGTCGTCACCGTTCCCACGGCGAAGCTCCGCGGGGCTGCCGCGCAGCTCGACAAGGCGACCGAAGATCGCGTGAAGACACATGTGCTCTCGCCGGGTGACGGCTGGGTCTCCGATGTGCGGATCCGGCCGGGCGCGGTCATGGATGCCGGCACGCCGGCATTTCCGTTGGTGGAGGCCGGCCCTTGGTGGGTGAATGCGAACTTCAAGGAAACCGACCTCCAGCGCATCCGGAAAGGGCAGCCGGCGACCATCAAGCTGGATATGTATCCGGGCTACGCCATCGAGGGCACGGTTGAGAGCATCAGCCCCGGATCGGGCGCCCTGTTCTCGGTGCTGCCGCCGGAGAACGCCACCGGCAACTGGGTGAAGGTGACGCAACGCTTCCCGGTGCGGATCAGGATCGACGGCAAGCCGGATCCGAAACGGCCCTTGCGGGTCGGCGCCACCGCCACGGTAACAGTCGATACGACGGGCGACGATAAGACGGCGGGGGCACAAGCGGAACCCGCCCCGCAGAACACCGCGAGTGCGGGCACGCAATGA